GATGTTGGAATTCTCCTTGGAAAGCTTGAACTCCATGTAAGACCGAATCGCAGAGCTCTTCAGGAGGTCTAAAAGAATTTTTCCTGAGTAGGTCGGATAAACGATCTTCTCCGAAAAATTCTCCTTCTGAATTTCTTGAATCGGGAATGCCATCGGTATACAATACTACCTTGTCGCCTGGTAATAAGTCTACCGACTCTGTTTGGTAAGCGGTTGGGATCGCCTCGTAGATCGCGACTCCTTTAGGTCTGTAAAATTCTACAACTCCACCTTTTCTTAAGACAAGGCATTCGGGATGTCCCGCATTTGCGATCAATGTTTTACCCGATCTTAGATCTACGGTTACTAAAGTAGCGGTAATAAAATGGCCGTCTAGTTTTCCTTCGAATTGATTACGAATATGTAATAGAAGCGAAGACGGATCTTGAAGAAGAATGGACCAATCTCCCAAAGTCATTTTTAACATGGACGCCAATAGCGCTGCGGAGACTCCATGGCCGGTTACATCTCCAATGAACATTCCCAAAGAACTTATGGAAGGATCGTAGATCACATCCAATAGATCTCCGCCGATCTCCATCATCGGTTTGTATCTATACGAGATCCTTGCGTTCGGGATAACCGGTAATTCTCTTGGAAGCAGTGCGTTTTGGATCTTTCCTGCAATGGAAAGGTCTTTCGCTAAAATTCTTCCTTTTTGTACAAGTTCAGCTTTTTGGAGTTCTATAATTTTGGTTCTTTCTTCTACCTTTGTTTCCAGAGATTCGTTTAAGGATTTGAGTTTCCCTTCCGATTTTTCTAGAGCTCTAAAAACTTCCGCGTATCTTTTTGCAAGAGCAAGACTGAAAAGTAACGTTAACACTAAGAAACTTTCGTTTACCCAAGGCTGGGCCGGGCCGAAACCTGCAAAACTCATCACAGTATAAAAAGAAGACACTGCGACAAGTATTAGGCCGGTGACCACCCATCGAAAAGATAGAATGCTACTCCGTCTGTATCTAAAGAAAATGTACAGAGTATTCATATAAAAGAATACTAATATGACTAAAAATATTTGGAAGGCCACTTTTCCGAAAAACTGATGTCCTCCCGTGAGACCGAACTCCAAAGAAGGCCAGATGGTCAGAAGAATAAAAAGAAATTGTAATGTTCTTCCCGGAATGTTTCGGGGAGCTTGAAAGATCCCGATCGTAAATTCGTAAAATAGAATGGGGAGAAAAGCTCCGAGGGAATAGCCGAAAATAACCCAAGTCCAGGGGGAATCTACTACGTATTGGAACCAACCTTCGTAAGCCGGATACCAGATCGCCAAGGACAAGTTTAGAAGGGAAAAGGAAAGATTAAATTTGTCCTGTGGTCTTCTGATATAAATGAAAGCAAAAAAGAAGAAGGAAAAAAATTCCAAAGAGCTGAACAGCAACACTCTAAGCGCTTTTACCAGATAGACGGTTTGCACTTCCGAGAAACTGCCTACTACCGGATTTTCCATCATGTTCCTGGGCCCGTTGAAAGGGAATAATTGGAGGGCTAGTGTAACTTCTTCATTTTGGAATGGAATGACTACGATCCTGGGTTTGGAGGAATCTTCCGATTCTCCTGGTACGATCATTTGTTCTTTTCCTTCCGATTTTACTCCCAAATAACAGCCGGATGGACAGAAAGGTATATAAGCAGAAAGTAATATATCTAGATCGTTTTTACTTCTTTTTACGGAATGAAAGAATACGAAAGAGGAATCTTTTTGTTTTGGATTATAATTCGAGATATTAGAAGGTGCGGCCAAAAAAGATTCTATTTTGTAAGAGTCTTGCCCGGAAGGATTTTCAGGATTTTGTCCAGGTAAAACCGGGAAATGTCCGTGGAAGAAATTTCCGGCAGGGATTTCGGAAAATGCCCAGTTAGAAATTATAAAAGGACTTTTATCTTGTTCCCAATTTGTAGATGGGGTCTCCATTCCTGCGACTGGAGAAGGCTCTGTAGGTCCGCATTGTTCCAGTAGTAGGACCAACAAGAGAGAAACGATAGGTTTCTTTAGATTTTTTGTTTTCATTTCGCATGACCATTTTTGGCTTCTTACGTATTTGTTTATAAGAGCGCTGTCGGTTGTATAGCTTTTTAACCTGCGTCTTTCGCACAACGGAACCCAAAATGATGGTATTCCGGATAATTTTGAGGGACATGTGCTCTTCTTTTGGAGCCTCTTGCATAACTTGAGGGCCACCACCAAGATCCACCTTTTAGGGTTTTTTTATCAAAACCGGGACAGTTATCTTCTCCCTCGCAAGGGCCTTTCGGATCTTTTCCGTTGCATGCTTCTCCGCATGCTTTGTAATTTTCGGAGTACCAATCCTGGACCCACTCCCAGGAATTTCCGGCCATATCAAATAGTCCGTATACTCCTGCAGGTCTACTTCCCACCGGAGCGGTGGGCATTAAATTCGGAGGATTGATCTTTTTATATACGCAGCCTTTTCGTTCGTCTTCTTCGATGACGGCTAACTTACAGTTGGCGGGTTTGTTTCCCCATGGAAATAGATTTCCTTTCGGACCTCTGGCTGCCTTCTCCCACTCCGCTTCCGTTGGGAGTCTTTTGCCCACCCATTCACAATATTCTTTTGCGGTATACCAACTCACTCCAAGCACAGGTTGTTTCGGTTTTAGATATAGATCACCATAGGCAGGGCCTATATAATCGCAGGTCCCGTTATAGAGACAATCTTTGCAGGAGCCTTCTTCTATACATTTGCTGAAGTCTTCATTTGTGACCTCGTATAGATCTATGAAGAAGTCGCTGAGATAAATTTTTTGTTCCGGAGCCTCGTCCGGATCGTGGGTATTACTTCCCCGGATAAAATATCCTTCCGGAATACATTGCATTCCTTTGATTTTTTTTCCGTAGCAGGGTTTGCTCGGGTCAGGAGATCCCAGCAAATGAGGGGCGATCAGAAAGATTATAGATAAAAATAGAATGATAAAATGGATCGGACGAAAGGAAAGCGAGTTCATCAAACCTGGAAGAGTCCTTTCCCAAGAGGATTCGTCCAGGTGCATTCTTATGCAAGAGAAATTTTTAGAGAATAAAAAGCGGAACGCTACAAGAGGAGAAGTCTAGATTTCCCTGCTCTGTAGAATTGTTCCCATCCGAATCAGTCACGGTGTAAATATAATAACCGGAGCCACTGGAGAAAGAGATGGATCCAGTGCCGGTCAGATCTCCGCTCAAAGTGAAGGATACTTTTCCGGATCTAGGAAGGCAATCCACGTATTTCCATTTCACAGGCTCATCTACTGAGAGAGTCAACGTGAAATTTTTCTCCACATGGACTACTTGTAAAGAACCCGCACTCCACAAGCGATACCATGACAAAGGATTAGAGTCGCTTCTATCCGCACCATACTGCAAAGAACTCAGGGAAGATACCTGGTGAGAAAAGATCAGATCTGTTCCGGAATAACCTTCTCTCAAAACGGAAACGTCTTGGGAGTAAGAAGAAATTCCAGGAGAAGCTCCAGTGAGAATATTATTCCAAGTTAAAGAGTATGCCTGGTTGGTAGTAGGAGCTCCCGCAGCGTAAGAAAGTGGTGCACCGGTTCCGGTTACTTTTACGGAAATTCCTTGGAATGAATTTTGGATCGTACGATTCACACCAATTTTCAAATTCGTACCGTTTTGTACGAAAGGAGAAGAAGCGGAAAGATTACTCCAAATATTTTCTGTCAGTCCATCGATTGTCCAATTGCTGAAAGGTAAAAATTTGCAATTCCCGAATTCTTTTGAAACTAAGAAAGAAGAAGAAGGATCGTTCCCATCCAAAACATAATCCAAGAAGTCATACGCGCTTGCATCGGTGGAGGATACTTGCCTGGAATAATTTCCTCCTCCCCAACAGTTGAATGAAAAATTATAAGCTTCTAATTCTCCAAAATCAGGTCCCTTATTCCAAATGCGATGTCCTAAGGAACTAATCCTTTCAGGCCAACTGATACGATTTCCTCGGATAGCAACCGATGCACCTTCTCCGCTTAAACCTTCCATAGAACCTGATACTGGGTCCATGGCCGAGGTCAAAGCCTCTGCGATTTGGTCCCTGTTTGCGAGTAAGGATAATGCGATCAAATCGTTTGATTTGGAACTTTTATCTTCCTGAGAGCAGTAAAATAGGAAAAATACCGAGATAAGAACGGATAGAAATACTCGCGAATAGGGGATAAAGTGATTTGAAGGCATAAAAATACTCTTGAGAAAACAGGTAAAAACCGGGCTTCTCTTATAAATTAACCTATAAGACTGCATGTTTTTGCGTAAAACCTTATTTCTTTCCGATAAAATCCTGGTTTTTTGAGCAAAAAATATGGTTCAAAGAATAGTTTGCTTGATAGGTTCCAAAGAGGACTAAATATAACCGATTTCGATAGAAACGTTAAGGGGTTAATCAAAAATGAAAAAATCACTCGTTTTGTTTGTCGTTTTGGCGGCGTTTTTAGTGGGTGAATCCACATTTGCTGACGCGCTTCCAGTAGTCGGAAAATGGAAAACCATTGATGACGAAGACGGTAAAGAAAAGTCCGTAGTAGAGATCTACGAGAATGGCGGTAAAATTTACGGAAAGATCGCTAGCTTAAGAGATCCTTTGGATAAAGATGGTAAGCCGAAAGTTTGTACCAAATGTGAAGGTGCAGATAAAGACAAACCGGTTATTGGTCTTGTTATCATCAAAGGTTTGAGCTTAGACGATGACGAATATACCGGAGGAACCATTATGGATCCTAATAACGGTAAAATATATAAATGTAAATTAAAAGCCACTGATGGTGGTGCTAAATTGAGCGTTAGAGGGTTCATTGGTTTCTCTTTGATCGGTAGAACTCAAACTTGGCTTAAAAAATAAAATTCCAAGCAGCGGGGAGAATTCTCCCCGTTTATTCCTATTTTAACGAGGTGATTTTGTGAAGAAAATCAACGTAATATTCTTATTCGCTTTATTCTTTGCGGGAGCATTTAGTCTTTCCGCTGATCCTACTCCTGTCACAGGAGTATGGAGAACATTTAATGACGCAGGAACCAAAGAAGAATCTACAGTTGAGATCTATGAGAAGGACGGAAAGATCTTCGGAAAGATCCTGAGCCTTGTCGATCCGAACGATAAGGATGGAAAGCCTGCTCGTTGTACAGAATGTGACGGACCTGAAAAAGATAAGCCTATCTTAGGAATGGTTATTATCAAAGGGCTAGGAGCTGACGGAGACAAATGGACCGGCGGACGTATCTTAGATCCAAATGACGGAACTTGGTACAAATGTAGCCTAAAAGCAACCGAGGGCGGAAAGAAGTTAGAAGTCCGCGGTTATATAGGATTCTCCTTGATTGGCCGTTCCCAATTCTGGCAGAAAAAATAATCTAAATACCATTACGATTCGGGAAGGAGTACTATCTTTTTCCCGAACGAATTCCTAATAAATATTCCTTTCCATTACTGAATCTTTCTTTTCTTTCCGATTCCCTTTCAAAAAATTACGACTGTGACGGGCGTCTTTCGGGTCTTTCTACTCGGCTTCTTTTTTTATTCTTATATAGTTTCCTGCTCGATTCTCCGGGAAACCATTCCTTCTAGACCGTTGAACGACGGCTCAGTCTCTATTCTTCTGAAAATAGATAAAAGCGCCAGAGAAGAATTCGAGAAGGTAACTAATTGGGAAGTACCTTATACATTCATAGAGAAGGATCATAGTTATGCAGTGATCCTTAAGGAAAAATTAAAAACGTATGGGTTTCCTAAAGAAGGGATCAATATCGCAAAAGGAATGCCATTTAAATATTACTCCGGAAACTATCAGGATTCTTTGTCGGAGTCTATCTTTGCGTTAGCAGATATTAAGAAAGGATACAAAGACAATATATTAAATTCTCATTATTTATATTGGGTGCATCGTCTTTTCCCGAAACATACCCAATACAAGATAATTGGGAAATCCAGCAGGGGAAGAGAGATCCCAGCAATCTTACTCACGGATACAACTATTCCGGAAGAAGATAAAATTTCCGTTCTATTCAATTGTGCTCATCATTCCAACGAAGTTGTTTCCGTAGAACATT
The nucleotide sequence above comes from Leptospira johnsonii. Encoded proteins:
- a CDS encoding DUF2147 domain-containing protein codes for the protein MKKSLVLFVVLAAFLVGESTFADALPVVGKWKTIDDEDGKEKSVVEIYENGGKIYGKIASLRDPLDKDGKPKVCTKCEGADKDKPVIGLVIIKGLSLDDDEYTGGTIMDPNNGKIYKCKLKATDGGAKLSVRGFIGFSLIGRTQTWLKK
- a CDS encoding PP2C family protein-serine/threonine phosphatase; amino-acid sequence: MKTKNLKKPIVSLLLVLLLEQCGPTEPSPVAGMETPSTNWEQDKSPFIISNWAFSEIPAGNFFHGHFPVLPGQNPENPSGQDSYKIESFLAAPSNISNYNPKQKDSSFVFFHSVKRSKNDLDILLSAYIPFCPSGCYLGVKSEGKEQMIVPGESEDSSKPRIVVIPFQNEEVTLALQLFPFNGPRNMMENPVVGSFSEVQTVYLVKALRVLLFSSLEFFSFFFFAFIYIRRPQDKFNLSFSLLNLSLAIWYPAYEGWFQYVVDSPWTWVIFGYSLGAFLPILFYEFTIGIFQAPRNIPGRTLQFLFILLTIWPSLEFGLTGGHQFFGKVAFQIFLVILVFFYMNTLYIFFRYRRSSILSFRWVVTGLILVAVSSFYTVMSFAGFGPAQPWVNESFLVLTLLFSLALAKRYAEVFRALEKSEGKLKSLNESLETKVEERTKIIELQKAELVQKGRILAKDLSIAGKIQNALLPRELPVIPNARISYRYKPMMEIGGDLLDVIYDPSISSLGMFIGDVTGHGVSAALLASMLKMTLGDWSILLQDPSSLLLHIRNQFEGKLDGHFITATLVTVDLRSGKTLIANAGHPECLVLRKGGVVEFYRPKGVAIYEAIPTAYQTESVDLLPGDKVVLYTDGIPDSRNSEGEFFGEDRLSDLLRKNSFRPPEELCDSVLHGVQAFQGEFQHQDDMALLVMEYLG
- a CDS encoding formylglycine-generating enzyme family protein, with translation MNSLSFRPIHFIILFLSIIFLIAPHLLGSPDPSKPCYGKKIKGMQCIPEGYFIRGSNTHDPDEAPEQKIYLSDFFIDLYEVTNEDFSKCIEEGSCKDCLYNGTCDYIGPAYGDLYLKPKQPVLGVSWYTAKEYCEWVGKRLPTEAEWEKAARGPKGNLFPWGNKPANCKLAVIEEDERKGCVYKKINPPNLMPTAPVGSRPAGVYGLFDMAGNSWEWVQDWYSENYKACGEACNGKDPKGPCEGEDNCPGFDKKTLKGGSWWWPSSYARGSKRRAHVPQNYPEYHHFGFRCAKDAG
- a CDS encoding DUF2147 domain-containing protein; the protein is MKKINVIFLFALFFAGAFSLSADPTPVTGVWRTFNDAGTKEESTVEIYEKDGKIFGKILSLVDPNDKDGKPARCTECDGPEKDKPILGMVIIKGLGADGDKWTGGRILDPNDGTWYKCSLKATEGGKKLEVRGYIGFSLIGRSQFWQKK